One genomic window of Fusarium keratoplasticum isolate Fu6.1 chromosome 3, whole genome shotgun sequence includes the following:
- a CDS encoding Malate synthase, with translation MASTDSILQGVSVLGKVDDVHRKILTPEALAFLALLHRSFNGRRKALLERRKVRQAELDRGVLPDFLPETKHIRENPTWKGAPPAPGLVDRRVEITGPTDRKMVVNALNADVYTYMADFEDSSAPTWDNMINGQVNLYDANRRQVDFKQGPKEYKLRTDRKLPTLIVRPRGWHLEEKHLTVDGEPISGSLFDFGLYFFHNAIETQRQGFGPYFYLPKMESHLEARLWNDAFNLAQDYIGIPRGIIRGTVLIETILAAFEMDEIIYELRDHSSGLNCGRWDYIFSVIKKFRNNANFVLPDRSAVTMTVPFMDAYVKLLIQTCHKRGVHAMGGMAAQIPIKNDPAANDKAMEGVRADKLREVRAGHDGTWVAHPALASIATEIFNKHMPTPNQHFVRREDVTIGQNDLLNMNVPGTITEEGIKKNLHIGLGYMEAWIRGVGCVPINFLMEDAATAEVSRSQLWQWVKHGVTTAEGKRVDKAYALKLLKESADQLAAAGPKGNKYHLAAQYFSSQVTGEDYADFLTTLLYNEITQAGPPSPASKL, from the exons ATGGCTTCCACCGACTCCATCCTTCAGGGCGTCTCCGTCCTCGGCAAGGTCGACGATGTCCACCGCAAGATCCTCACCCCCGAGGCCCTcgccttcctcgccctcctgcACCGCTCCTTCAACGGCCGACGCAAGGCCCTCCTCGAGCGCCGCAAGGTCCGCCAGGCCGAGCTTGACCGGGGTGTTCTGCCCGACTTCCTCCCCGAGACCAAGCACATCCGTGAGAACCCCACATGGAAGGGAGCTCCCCCGGCCCCGGGTCTGGTCGACCGCCGCGTCGAGATCACCGGCCCCACCGACCGCAAGATGGTCGTCAACGCCTTGAACGCCGACGTCTACACTTACATGGCCGATTTCGAGG ATTCCAGCGCCCCCACATGGGACAACATGATCAACGGCCAGGTCAACCTCTACGATGCCAACCGTCGTCAGGTCGACTTCAAGCAGGGCCCCAAGGAGTACAAGCTCCGCACCGACCGCAAACTCCCTACCCTCATTGTCCGTCCCCGTGGCTGGCATCTCGAGGAGAAGCATCTCACCGTTGATGGCGAGCCCATCTCTGGTTCCCTCTTCGACTTTGGTCTCTACTTCTTCCACAATGCTATCGAGACCCAGCGCCAGGGCTTCGGTCCTTACTTCTACCTCCCCAAGATGGAGAGCCACCTCGAGGCCCGTCTCTGGAACGACGCCTTCAACCTTGCCCAGGACTACATTGGCATCCCCCGCGGCATCATCCGTGGTACCGTCCTGATCGAGACCATCCTTGCTGCCTTTGAGATGGACGAGATCATCTACGAGCTCCGCGACCACAGCTCTGGTCTCAACTGCGGTCGATGGGACTACATCTTCAGCGTCATCAAGAAGTTCCGCAACAACGCCAACTTTGTCCTCCCCGACCGATCCGCCGTCACCATGACTGTCCCCTTCATGGACGCCTAcgtcaagctcctcatccAGACCTGCCACAAGCGTGGTGTCCACGCCATGGGTGGCATGGCTGCTCAGATCCCTATCAAGAACGACCCTGCCGccaacgacaaggccatggagggcGTCCGCGCCGACAAGCTCCGCGAGGTCCGCGCTGGCCACGACGGTACCTGGGTTGCCCACCCTGCTCTCGCCAGCATCGCCACCGAGATCTTCAACAAGCACATGCCTACTCCTAACCAGCACTTTGTGCGACGTGAGGACGTCACCATTGGCCAGAACGATCTGCTCAACATGAACGTTCCCGgcaccatcaccgaggagggTATCAAGAAGAACCTCCACATCGGTCTTGGCTACATGGAGGCCTGGATCCGAGGTGTCGGCTGTGTCCCCATCAACTTCCTCATGGAGGACGCCGCTACCGCCGAGGTCTCCCGAAGCCAGCTTTGGCAATGGGTGAAGCACGGCGTCACCACCGCCGAGGGCAAGCGTGTTGACAAGGCTTACGCCCTGAAGCTGCTCAAGGAGTCTGCCGACCAGCTTGCTGCCGCCGGCCCCAAGGGCAACAAGTACCACCTCGCTGCTCAGTACTTCTCTAGCCAGGTCACTGGCGAGGACTACGCCGACTTCCTCACTAC TCTCCTGTACAACGAGATCACCCAGGCTGGTCCCCCCAGCCCTGCTTCCAAGCTGTAA
- a CDS encoding Superoxide dismutase has product MVKAVSVIRGDSKVSGTVIFEQESESAPTTITWDITGNDPNAKRGFHIHTFGDNTNGCTSAGPHFNPHQKTHGAPTDEARHVGDLGNIETDAQGNAKGSTSDSLIKLIGPHSIIGRTVVVHAGTDDLGKGGNEESLKTGNAGPRPACGVIGISN; this is encoded by the exons ATGGTCAAGGCCG TCAGCGTTATCCGTGGTGACTCCAAGGTCTCGGGCACCGTCATCTTCGAGCAAGAGTCCGAGTCTGCCCCTACCACCATCACCTGGGACATCACCGGCAACGACCCCAACGCCAAGCGGGGCTTCCACATCCACACCTTTGGTGACAACACCAACGGCTGCACCTCTGCCGGCCCTCACTTCAACCCTCACCAGAAGACCCACGGTGCTCCCACCGACGAGGCCCGCCACGTTGGCGATCTCGGCAACATCGAGACCGATGCCCAGGGCAACGCCAAGGGCTCTACCAGCGACTCCCTGATCAAGCTGATCGGCCCCCACAGCATCATCGGC CGAACCGTCGTTGTCCACGCCGGCACCGACGATCTCGGCAAGGGTGGCAACGAGGAGTCCCTCAAGACTGGCAACGCTGGTCCCCGACCTGCTTGCGGTGTCATTGGTATCTCCAACTAA